GAACGGTATGATATCCCTCTTCCCCTACCAGGAGGACAGGGACTTCGGAGTCCGCTACGATCCAAGCGGCGACAACCACAACATATACGAGACGGAGATAACCACCAACGTCATGAGGGGCAACTTCTTCATTGAACTGGACAGACTTGGCGTCTTCAAAGAGGGCCTTGAGGTTCCAAAGCTCCAGGGGCTTGAGGCGAGGAAGGAGAAGGACGCCACAGGAAAGGAGGTCACCTTCTACGTCCTCCCGAAGAAGGAGAGGGAAAAGCGCCTGAAGGCCCTGCTTGAGGCGATAATGCAGTACTACGGCGGCGCAAAGCTCAGCAACTTCTTCACCAAGGTCTATCCGGAGGTCATGGTCGTCTCCCTGCTGAAGCACAAGATCCCCGTCATCGGTGACGCACTTCGCGTGAAGCCCGGCTATGTTGATGGCAAGCTCGTCCTCGACGTTGAGCTATTGAAAGAAACCATCGAAACCTTCGAAGACAAGATAGAGAAGCTCTACATCGGCCTCTTCGAGAACCGCTTCGCCAACGTGGACGAGCTGAGAAAGGCCTTTGAAGGCTCCGAAAAGGTCGAGGTCCTCAGCATGAGGGAGCTGAAGGGAAGAATAGAAAACCTTAAGCTCGGTGAGTGACGTGCTGGGCCTCGTGGTTGAGGTCAGGCCCCTGCAGGCCCATTTCAGGGTGCCGTATAACTCGCTCCTCCTCGACAGCTACC
This window of the Thermococcus siculi genome carries:
- the cas7i gene encoding type I-B CRISPR-associated protein Cas7/Cst2/DevR, which codes for MKAIEVVTLTKVEGANLNSNGTEGVIAVLKKVRDPVDGKEYVRVSGQSTKYHLRMLLKELGWELSQVVPKSEGGQKVIVSLGEPHNYIDDDLFGYMIAKKVDGKNATLRRTAVVRTNGMISLFPYQEDRDFGVRYDPSGDNHNIYETEITTNVMRGNFFIELDRLGVFKEGLEVPKLQGLEARKEKDATGKEVTFYVLPKKEREKRLKALLEAIMQYYGGAKLSNFFTKVYPEVMVVSLLKHKIPVIGDALRVKPGYVDGKLVLDVELLKETIETFEDKIEKLYIGLFENRFANVDELRKAFEGSEKVEVLSMRELKGRIENLKLGE